From a region of the Oncorhynchus keta strain PuntledgeMale-10-30-2019 chromosome 13, Oket_V2, whole genome shotgun sequence genome:
- the LOC118388001 gene encoding pro-MCH 1, translated as MRHSVLSISFAVALFLECYTPSTAISIGKMDDVALEQDTLDSLLSVEVSENSPDSVRGRSSKIVLLADSGLWMNLNRGLPFYKLRAAAAGPDRALTLDRREAGQDLSPSISIVRRDTMRCMVGRVYRPCWEV; from the coding sequence ATGAGACACtctgtcctctccatctcctttgCCGTGGCACTTTTCTTGGAGTGCTACACACCGTCCACGGCGATCTCCATTGGCAAGATGGACGATGTCGCCTTGGAACAAGATACCCTCGACTCCCTACTGAGTGTAGAGGTGTCTGAAAACAGCCCTGATTCAGTCAGAGGCAGGAGCTCCAAGATTGTCTTGCTGGCAGACTCTGGCCTGTGGATGAACCTGAACAGAGGACTTCCTTTCTACAAGCTGAGAGCTGCAGCCGCCGGGCCTGACAGAGCCCTGACTCTGGACCGCAGAGAGGCTGGCCAGGACCTAAGCCCCAGCATCTCCATCGTCAGGAGGGACACCATGAGGTGTATGGTGGGAAGGGTGTACCGACCCTGCTGGGAGGTGTAG
- the LOC118387510 gene encoding G2/mitotic-specific cyclin-B1-like, translating into MAHRMTRNRLGSSENQTALPGKVVLGTKPTLRTRAALGEIGNVGVPRQTLKKGAKAEPSKVVERKASTRLATVPEVQQPPKVISPVKLEVQVFPEPLSPTAMETSGCAPIELCQAFSDVLLNIKDVDADDYDNPMLCSEYVKDIYKYLQKLEVDQAVKTKYLEGQEITGNMRAILIDWLVQVQIKFRLLQETMYMTVGIIDRFLQDNPVPKKQLQLVGVTAMFIASKYEEMYPPEIADFAFVTDRAYTTAQIRDMEMTILRVLKFSFGRPLPLQFLRRASKIGEVTAEHHTLAKYLVELTMVDYEMVHFPPSQVASAAFALTLKVFNCGDWSSTLQHYMNYTEDCLVPVMRHIAKNVVKVNEGQTKHMAVKNKYSSQKHMKIATISQLKSLLIKDLAKQLTL; encoded by the exons ATGGCTCACCGTATGACCAGA AATCGTCTGGGTTCCTCCGAGAACCAAACTGCCCTGCCAGGCAAGGTAGTTCTGGGAACCAAGCCTACACTGAGAACACGAGCTGCGCTTGGCGAAATCGGAAATGTTGGAGTCCCCAGACAGACTCTGAAAAAG GGTGCAAAGGCAGAACCCTCAAAGGTGGTTGAGAGGAAGGCCAGCACACGGTTGGCGACGGTCCCTGAAGTCCAACAACCCCCAAAAGTTATTTCCCCAGTTAAGCTGGAGGTTCAG GTTTTCCCTGAGCCATTGTCTCCCACAGCAATGGAGACCTCTGGCTGTGCTCCCATTGAACTGTGCCAGGCCTTCTCTGATGTCCTACTTAATATTAAAGATGTGGATGCTGATGACTATGACAACCCCATGCTCTGCAGTGAATATGTGAaggacatctacaaataccttCAAAAACTTGAG gttgatcaggctgttaaaACCAAATATCTGGAAGGACAGGAAATTACAGGCAACATGCGTGCCATTCTCATTGATTGGCTCGTCCAGGTCCAAATCAAGTTCCGCCTGCTGCAGGAGACCATGTATATGACTGTGGGAATCATTGACCGCTTCCTTCAG GATAACCCAGTGCCCAAAAAGCAACTTCAGTTGGTTGGTGTGACTGCCATGTTCATCGCCTCCAAATACGAGGAGATGTACCCTCCAGAGATCGCAGACTTTGCATTTGTGACTGACCGGGCTTACACCACTGCCCAGATCAGGGACATGGAAATGACGATACTGAGAGTGCTGAAGTTCAGCTTTGGCCGCCCTCTCCCCCTCCAGTTCCTCAGAAGGGCCTCAAAGATTGGCGAG GTGACTGCTGAGCACCACACCCTGGCAAAGTACTTGGTGGAGCTCACCATGGTGGACTATGAGATGGTgcacttccctccctcccaggtGGCCAGTGCAGCCTTCGCCCTCACCCTGAAGGTCTTCAACTGCGGTGACTGG AGTTCCACACTGCAGCATTACATGAACTACACCGAAGACTGCCTAGTCCCGGTAATGCGGCACATAGCAAAAAATGTTGTGAAGGTGAACGAGGGACAAACTAAGCATATG GCAGTTAAGAATAAGTACTCTAGTCAGAAGCATATGAAAATCGCCACCATTTCACAGCTGAAGTCTTTGCTGATCAAGGACCTTGCAAAGCAGCTCACCCTATGA